One window of the Anguilla rostrata isolate EN2019 chromosome 13, ASM1855537v3, whole genome shotgun sequence genome contains the following:
- the LOC135238237 gene encoding cell surface glycoprotein 1-like yields MIRVQLLLLLALAGHLCTISHARTLVGVGQIAAEAENVELPIAPNVVDIVNEKAAASTQDQDPPANPAASMEKPVPKEAPTAPEEEPVPVEAPDAPEEEPVPVEAPGAPEEEPVPEEAPAAPEEELVPVEAPAAPEETPVPEEAPAAPEEDSVPVEAPAAPEEDSVPVEAPATPEEELVPVEAPAAPEEALVPVEVPAAPEEEPVPEEAPAAPEEEPVPIEAAVAPEEEPVPVEAAIAPEEEPVPVEAPAAPEEALVPVEAPAAPEEEPVPVEAPAAPEEALVPVEAPAAPEEEPVPVEAPVASEEEPVPVEAPAAPEEELVPVEAPAAPEEELVPEEAPAASEEEVIAVVPEEETVPEEEAAPVSQEEETVSVEEADLEVKVVPVVPEEEPVKEEDAAPVSPEEAVTPVSQDEEAVLDPEGLPVVPEEEPSTEEAPAAPEEEPVPAAPEEQTVPEEVPSALPTEAPVPPTEAQTEAHAAATDPVVVPPEVKTEAPPPKVIPICVPAPEPVPSSNSTDEVEKTVLLLEEKPAGVSRGLVLGTVFGLLVSLIAVGSAGKVVSSKVGRYTP; encoded by the exons ATGATCAGAGTCcagctgctgctactgctggcCTTGGCAGGACACCTGTGCACCATCTCACATGCAA GGACACTTGTTGGAGTTGGACAAATAGCAGCAGAGGCTGAAAATGTGGAACTACCTATAGCCCCTAATGTAGTTGACATTGTCAATGAGAAAGCTGCTGCATCCACTCAGGACCAAGATCCTCCTGCCAACCCAGCTGCTTCAATGGAAAAGCCTGTTCCCAAAGAGGCTCCAACTGCACCAGAGGAAGAGCCTGTTCCTGTAGAGGCTCCAGATGCACCAGAGGAAGAGCCTGTTCCTGTTGAGGCTCCAGGTGCACCAGAAGAAGAGCCTGTACCTGAAGAGGCTCCAGCTGCACCAGAAGAAGAGCTTGTTCCTGTAGAGGCTCCAGCTGCACCAGAAGAAACGCCTGTTCCTGAAGAAGCTCCAGCTGCACCAGAAGAAGACTCTGTTCCTGTAGAGGCTCCAGCTGCACCAGAAGAAGACTCTGTTCCTGTAGAGGCTCCAGCTACACCAGAAGAAGAGCTTGTTCCTGTAGAGGCTCCAGCTGCACCAGAAGAAGCGCTAGTTCCTGTAGAGGTTCCAGCTGCACCAGAAGAAGAGCCTGTTCCTGAAGAGGCTCCAGCTGCACCAGAAGAAGAACCTGTTCCTATAGAGGCTGCAGTTGCACCAGAAGAAGAGCCTGTTCCTGTAGAGGCTGCAATTGCACCAGAAGAAGAACCTGTTCCTGTAGAGGCTCCAGCTGCACCAGAAGAAGCGCTAGTTCCTGTAGAGGCTCCAGCTGCACCAGAAGAAGAGCCTGTTCCTGTAGAGGCTCCAGCTGCACCAGAAGAAGCGCTAGTGCCTGTAGAGGCTCCAGCTGCACCAGAAGAAGAGCCTGTTCCTGTAGAGGCTCCAGTTGCATCAGAAGAAGAACCTGTTCCTGTGGAGGCTCCAGCTGCACCAGAAGAAGAGCTTGTTCCTGTAGAGGCTCCAGCAGCACCAGAAGAAGAGCTTGTTCCTGAAGAGGCTCCAGCTGCTTCAGAGGAGGAAGTTATTGCAGTTGTCCCGGAGGAAGAAACTGTTCCAGAGGAAGAAGCTGCTCCAGTTTCTCAAGAAGAAGAAACTGTTTCAGTGGAAGAAGCTGATCTGGAAGTAAAAGTTGTTCCAGTTGTCCCTGAGGAAGAACCTGTGAAAGAGGAAGACGCTGCTCCAGTTTCTCCAGAGGAAGCAGTTACTCCAGTTTCTCAAGACGAAGAAGCTGTTCTGGACCCAGAAGGTCTTCCAGTTGTCCCTGAGGAAGAACCTTCCACTGAAGAGGCCCCAGCTGCCCCAGAGGAAGAACCTGTCCCAGCTGCACCAGAAGAACAGACTGTCCCTGAAGAGGTCCCTTCTGCCCTCCCCACAGAGGCCCCTGTCCCACCCACAGAAGCTCAAACTGAAGCCCATGCTGCCGCAACAGACCCTGTTGTTGTCCCCCCGGAGGTAAAAACTGAGGCACCTCCACCGAAAGTGATCCCTATATGCGTGCCTGCCCCAGAGCCTGTTCCCTCCTCAAATAGCACTGATGAGGTTGAAAAAACAGTCCTTCTGCTGGAGGAAAAACCTGCAG GTGTGAGCAGGGGCCTGGTTCTGGGCACTGTATTTGGTCTGCTGGTGTCTCTGATCGCAGTAGGCTCAGCAGGGAAGGTGGTTTCAAGCAAGGTGGGCAGATACAC ACCCTGA